A section of the Humulus lupulus chromosome 2, drHumLupu1.1, whole genome shotgun sequence genome encodes:
- the LOC133814012 gene encoding pentatricopeptide repeat-containing protein At3g53700, chloroplastic-like, protein MCCPWSLPHSLNHRSFNFNSNFNPNSPSSSQSQHQPLPPDLTSKQLLDTLRCQKDESSALRIFDWASKQPNFSPTTSIYQEILCKLAKVGSFDSMTNLLLDMKRSACPVDKESVGWAVERRICVIKYKSSTRYTSMVICKRRSLSWKESSN, encoded by the exons ATGTGTTGTCCTTGGTCTCTTCCTCACTCTCTCAACCACCGATCCTTCAACTTTAACTCCAACTTCAATCCCAATTCACCCTCTTCTTCTCAATCTCAACATCAACCCCTCCCTCCCGACCTCACCTCCAAGCAGCTTCTCGACACCCTTCGTTGCCAGAAGGATGAGTCCTCCGCGCTTCGCATCTTCGACTGGGCCTCGAAACAGCCTAATTTCTCACCCACTACCTCCATCTACCAGGAGATTCTTTGTAAACTCGCCAAGGTTGGCTCTTTCGACTCCATGACCAATCTCCTTCTCGATATGAAGCGCTCCGCTTGCCCCGTCGATAAAG AGAGTGTGGGGTGGGCTGTGGAGAGAAGAATATGCGTAATCAAATATAAGA GTTCGACTAGGTATACGTCTATGGTCATATGTAAGAGAAGAAGCCTCTCATGGAAGG AAAGCTCCAATTGA